In the Quercus lobata isolate SW786 chromosome 5, ValleyOak3.0 Primary Assembly, whole genome shotgun sequence genome, one interval contains:
- the LOC115989987 gene encoding stromal 70 kDa heat shock-related protein, chloroplastic-like: MTRTATKDAGRIAGLDVLRIINEPTAASLAYGFEKKNNETILVFDLGLGGGAFDVSGMPITLLLFLLDFSLFLWSLHCKLKTATLWLPSMHVPKWNNSHMKYQCVFDFHYWSLLPFDLKQLRGPIETALKDANLSFKDLDEVILVGGSTRIPAVQELVRKMTRKEPNVTVNPDEVVALGAAVQAGVLAGEVSDIVLLDVTPLSLGLEILCGVTTKIIPKNTTLPTSKLEVFPTAADGQTSVEINVCQGEREFMRVNKRMVMI, translated from the exons ATGACGAG GACAGCTACGAAAGATGCAGGTCGCATTGCAGGGTTAGACGTCCTGCGAATAATCAATGAACCTACTGCTGCTTCGCTTGCTTATGGGtttgagaagaaaaacaatGAGACCATTCTGGTTTTTGACCTTGGACTTGGAGGTGGTGCTTTTGACGTTTCAGGTATGCCAATTACTTTGTTACTCTTCTTATTGgatttttctctgtttttg TGGTCACTTCACTGTAAGTTGAAAACTGCTACTCTGTGGTTGCCCTCTATGCATGttccaaaatggaataattctcATATGAAATATCAGTGTGTGTTTGATTTCCATTACTGGAGTTTGCTGCCTTTTGATTTAAAACA GCTACGAGGACCAATTGAAACTGCCTTGAAAGATGCaaatctttccttcaaagatTTAGATGAAGTAATCCTTGTTGGTGGTTCTACTCGCATCCCAGCTGTTCAGGAGCTTGTGAGGAAGATGACTAGAAAAGAGCCCAATGTCACTGTAAATCCTGATGAAGTTGTTGCTCTTGGGGCTGCAGTTCAG gcCGGTGTTTTAGCTGGAGAAGTTAGTGACATTGTGCTCTTGGATGTCACTCCATTGTCTCTGGGACTCGAAATTTTGTGTGGTGTAACGACAAAGATTATCCCAAAGAACACAACTTTGCCAACTTCCAAATTAGAGGTGTTCCCCACTGCGGCAGATGGGCAGACCAGTGTAGAGATTAATGTCTGTCAGGGTGAGAGAGAGTTCATGAGGGTTAACAAGAGAATGGTGATGATATGA
- the LOC115991950 gene encoding uncharacterized protein LOC115991950: MNEHLTKKFHKEKIVQAIHIMHPTKASGPDGFSASSLLIVSFHMIGRILHITFAPIIRKDFVHVVVVADMNMLMLLEAILLLHLHQQTHAKCMSKFLKVSIDCKHFDFGNGNCPFGSSCFYKHAYRDGRLEEVVLRHLGSEDGEAVIAKNIRLSEFLGNMRIR, from the exons ATGAATGAGCACCTTACAAAAAAATTCCACAAGGAGAAAATTGTCCAAGCCATCCACATTATGCATCCGACAAAAGCCTCAGGACCCGACG GGTTCTCTGCAAGTTCTTTGCTCATTGTGAGTTTTCACATGATTGGAAGGATCCTCCACATAAC ATTTGCACCTATTATCAGAAAGGACTTTGTGCATGTGGTAGTCGTTGCAGATATGAACATGTTAATGCTTCTCGAGGCCATTCTTCTGCTTCATCTTCATCAACAAACGCACGCCAAATGCATGTCAAAGTTCCTGAAAGT GTCCATTGATTGCAAGCACTTTGATTTTGGGAATGGAAACTGCCCATTTGGGAGTAGTTGCTTTTATAAG CATGCATATCGAGATGGCCGTCTAGAGGAGGTAGTTCTACGTCATCTTGGGTCTGAAGATGGAGAAGCTGTGATAGCTAAAAATATTAG GCTGTCAGAGTTCCTTGGTAACATGCGTATAAGGTGA
- the LOC115989988 gene encoding wall-associated receptor kinase-like 8: protein MEKAMQVFEAKEEYFIQNGAILLEKQISCNQGRDIETIGVFFAKDIRQAENNYDPDLILGAEIGTVYKGKLDDRQVAIKVKGPLRLWSFEKTIDFFLNQVAIKQSISNKNVFRIYGCCLETEIPILVFELISNNTLFDNLHGKGKWVPRLISWLDRVRIAMETYNAICYMHCGRSRPIVHLDKSFTAKLSNFGFAVSIAPGERLFSR, encoded by the coding sequence ATGGAGAAAGCAATGCAGGTATTTGAGGCCAAAGAAGAGTACTTCATCCAGAATGGAGCAATCTTACTAGAGAAGCAAATCTCCTGCAACCAAGGTAGAGATATAGAGACAATTGGGGTTTTCTTTGCCAAGGACATTCGACAAGCTGAAAATAACTATGATCCTGATCTAATACTTGGTGCTGAAATTGGAACTGTCTACAAAGGAAAACTAGATGATCGGCAAGTTGCTATTAAAGTTAAAGGCCCTCTTAGACTTTGGTCCTTTGAGAAGACAATAGATTTCTTCTTAAATCAAGTTGCAATAAAACAATCGATCAGTAACAAGAATGTTTTCAGAATCTATGGTTGCTGCCTGGAAACTGAAATTCCCATCCTGGTTTTTGAGCTCATCTCCAACAACACTCTTTTTGATAATCTCCATGGTAAAGGCAAATGGGTTCCTCGCCTGATCTCATGGCTTGACCGTGTGAGAATTGCCATGGAGACATACAATGCTATTTGTTACATGCATTGTGGCAGATCAAGACCAATAGTACATTTGGATAAATCTTTCACTGCCAAACTATCTAATTTTGGTTTTGCGGTTTCAATTGCACCAGGAGAAAGACTTTTTTCAAGGTAA